From Caretta caretta isolate rCarCar2 chromosome 14, rCarCar1.hap1, whole genome shotgun sequence, the proteins below share one genomic window:
- the LOC142069264 gene encoding maestro heat-like repeat-containing protein family member 7, with translation MLGNLLAESPDTDRLHFILEHVNLWVVSRVSQERARAIRSSTALLRYTVTLPEFDISAEFPQMGRHVAQLALLVSDPDKDISRQAREGTYRLYQLLLQQRGKEPSWDTEPNRGLRVTTGG, from the exons atgctggggaacctgctggcagagtccccagacacagacaggctccacttcatcttggag catgtcaacctctgggtcgtgtccagggtgtcgcaggagcgagccagggctatcaggagcagcacagccctgctgagatacacagtcaccctccctgagtttgac atctcagccgagttccctcaGATGGGtcgccatgtggcccagctggctctattggtcagcgatccagacaaggacatcagccggcaggccagggaggggacttaccggctctaccagctgctgctccaacagaggggtaaggaacccagctgggacacggaacccaataggggactgagagtgaccacaggtggataa
- the LOC142069262 gene encoding uncharacterized protein LOC142069262 encodes MLLQTQRSEDSEQAAHRGQEDGEEIWQHVTSRRKKGNIHVPATQIQVNNRFHVLSTGTNAESGPDDTSEGREQKETPPIGRHEMHFSRVGGSTTTAPKRRRWVVVVGDSLLRGTESSICRPDRENREVCCLPGAKICDVTERLPRLIKPSDRYPFLLLHVGTNDTAKNDLEWITAHYVALGRRIKEFEAQVVFSSILPVEGKGLGRDRRIMKVREWLHRWCRREGFGFFDHGTVFQEGGVLGRDGLHLTKRGKSIFASRLANLVRRALN; translated from the coding sequence atgcttctacagacacaacgttctgaagattcagagcaggctgctcatcggggacaggaggacggtgaagaaatttggcagcatgtgacctccagaaggaaaaaggggaacatccatgtaccagcaacgcagatacaggtaaacaaccgttttcatgttctctccacaggtactaatgcagagagtggaccagatgatacgtctgagggaagggagcagaaggagactccgccgattggaaggcatgagatgcacttttctagggttgggggttccacgaccactgctcccaagagaaggaggtgggtggtggtggtcggggactctctcctcagggggactgagtcatctatctgccgccccgaccgggaaaaccgagaagtctgctgcttgccaggagctaagatttgcgatgtgacggagagactgccgagactcatcaagccctcggatcgctaccccttcctgcttctccacgtgggcaccaatgatactgccaagaatgaccttgagtggatcactgcacactatgtggctctgggaagaaggataaaggagtttgaggcacaagtggtcttctcgtccatcctccccgtggaaggaaaaggcctgggtagagaccgtcgaatcatgaAAGTCAgagaatggctacacaggtggtgtcggagagaaggctttggattctttgaccatgggacggtgttccaagaaggaggagtgctaggcagagacgggctccacctaacgaagagagggaagagcatcttcgcaagcaggctggctaacctagtgaggagggctttaaactag